A single Micromonospora sp. CCTCC AA 2012012 DNA region contains:
- a CDS encoding valine--tRNA ligase, whose product MTERLDARRPDAPTLAGQYHPGEVEQRRYEQWVAAGHFRASAESDKPPFTIVIPPPNVTGSLHMGHAFEHTLMDALNRRKRMQGFEALWLPGMDHAGIATQNLVERQLATQGLSRHDLGREKFVERVWQWKAESGGAILGQMRRLGDAVDWDRERFTMDEGLSRAVQTMFKKLFDDGLIYRANRIINWCPRCLTALSDIEVEHTEDDGELVSIRYSDDVVVATTRAETMLGDTAVAVHPDDERYRHLIGTEVAVPLTDRRIPIVADEHVDPSFGTGMVKVTPAHDPNDFEIGQRHDLPSLTIMDERGVITAHGPFQGLDRYEARPAIVAALREQGRIVAEKRPYKHSVGHCSRCKTTVEPRLSLQWFVNTAPLAKAAGDAVRDGRVTIEPAELAKRYFAWVDNMHDWCISRQLWWGHRIPVWYGPDGEIVCVGPDEQPPTGEGWRQDEDVLDTWFSSGLWPFSTLGWPERTPDLAKFYPTSVLVTGYDILFFWVARMMMFGLYAMDGVQPFDVVALHGMVRDEHGKKMSKSFGNVVDPLDWIDRFGADATRFTLARGANPGQDVPVSEEWCQGSRNFCNKLWNATRFALMNGAHTGGQLPAADTLSTVDRWILSRLAHVTAEVDEQFEAYEFAKVCDLLYHFAWDDVCDWYVELSKPVLAEGGPAADATRRVLGHVLDQLLRLLHPVIPFVTDELWTALTGGESVMTADWPVADRTLVDDAAEGEVGTLQRVVTEIRRFRSDQGLRPTQRVAARLDGLAPAGIAAHEPLIRSLVRLDAPADDFQASATLAMPGEVSVALDTRGSIDVAAERARLTKDRAAAEKEVAQARGKLDNPAFVGKAPEPVVAKIRDRLAVAEADLVRIDAALEALSS is encoded by the coding sequence GTGACCGAGAGACTGGATGCCCGACGCCCCGACGCCCCGACCCTTGCCGGCCAGTACCATCCCGGCGAGGTAGAGCAGCGACGGTACGAGCAGTGGGTAGCCGCCGGCCACTTCCGGGCGTCGGCGGAGAGCGACAAGCCCCCCTTCACCATCGTCATCCCGCCCCCGAACGTGACCGGCTCGCTGCACATGGGGCACGCGTTCGAGCACACGCTGATGGACGCCCTCAACCGGCGTAAGCGGATGCAGGGCTTCGAGGCGCTCTGGCTGCCCGGCATGGACCACGCCGGCATCGCCACCCAGAACCTGGTCGAGCGGCAGCTCGCCACCCAGGGCCTGTCCCGGCACGATCTGGGCCGGGAGAAGTTCGTCGAGCGGGTCTGGCAGTGGAAGGCAGAGTCCGGTGGCGCGATCCTCGGCCAGATGCGCCGGCTCGGCGACGCGGTCGACTGGGACCGTGAGCGCTTCACCATGGACGAGGGCCTCTCCCGGGCCGTGCAGACCATGTTCAAGAAGCTCTTCGACGACGGGCTGATCTACCGGGCCAACCGGATCATCAACTGGTGCCCGCGCTGCCTGACGGCGCTGTCGGACATCGAGGTGGAGCACACCGAGGACGACGGCGAACTCGTCTCGATCCGCTACAGCGACGACGTCGTGGTGGCCACCACCCGGGCGGAGACGATGCTCGGCGACACGGCGGTGGCCGTGCACCCGGACGACGAGCGGTACCGGCACCTGATCGGCACCGAGGTGGCCGTCCCGCTCACCGACCGGCGGATCCCGATCGTGGCCGACGAGCACGTCGACCCGAGCTTCGGCACCGGCATGGTCAAGGTGACCCCGGCGCACGACCCGAACGACTTCGAGATCGGCCAGCGGCACGACCTGCCCTCCCTCACGATCATGGACGAGCGGGGCGTCATCACCGCCCACGGCCCGTTCCAGGGCCTGGACCGCTACGAGGCCCGCCCGGCGATCGTCGCCGCGCTGCGCGAGCAGGGCCGGATCGTGGCCGAGAAGCGGCCGTACAAGCACTCGGTCGGGCACTGCTCGCGGTGCAAGACCACCGTCGAGCCGCGGTTGTCGTTGCAGTGGTTCGTCAACACCGCCCCGCTGGCGAAGGCCGCCGGTGACGCCGTGCGCGACGGCCGGGTGACGATCGAGCCGGCCGAGCTGGCCAAGCGGTACTTCGCCTGGGTCGACAACATGCACGACTGGTGCATCTCCCGGCAGCTCTGGTGGGGCCACCGCATCCCGGTCTGGTACGGCCCGGACGGCGAGATCGTCTGCGTCGGCCCCGACGAGCAGCCGCCGACCGGCGAGGGCTGGCGGCAGGACGAGGACGTGCTGGACACCTGGTTCTCCAGCGGACTGTGGCCGTTCTCCACCCTCGGCTGGCCGGAGCGCACCCCCGACCTGGCGAAGTTCTATCCGACCAGCGTGCTGGTCACCGGCTACGACATCCTCTTCTTCTGGGTCGCCCGGATGATGATGTTCGGCCTGTACGCGATGGACGGCGTCCAGCCGTTCGACGTGGTGGCCCTGCACGGCATGGTCCGCGACGAGCACGGCAAGAAGATGTCGAAGTCGTTCGGCAACGTGGTCGACCCGCTGGACTGGATCGACCGCTTCGGCGCCGACGCCACCCGGTTCACCCTCGCCCGGGGCGCCAACCCCGGCCAGGACGTGCCGGTCAGCGAGGAGTGGTGCCAGGGCTCCCGGAACTTCTGCAACAAGCTCTGGAACGCCACCCGGTTCGCGCTGATGAACGGCGCCCACACCGGGGGCCAGCTGCCGGCGGCCGACACCCTGTCGACCGTGGACCGGTGGATCCTGTCCCGGCTGGCGCATGTCACCGCCGAGGTGGACGAGCAGTTCGAGGCGTACGAGTTCGCGAAGGTCTGCGACCTGCTGTACCACTTCGCCTGGGACGACGTCTGCGACTGGTACGTGGAGCTGAGCAAGCCGGTGCTCGCCGAGGGCGGACCGGCCGCCGACGCCACCCGCCGGGTGCTCGGGCACGTGCTGGACCAGCTGCTGCGGCTGCTGCACCCGGTGATCCCGTTCGTCACCGACGAGCTGTGGACGGCGCTGACCGGCGGCGAGAGCGTGATGACGGCCGACTGGCCGGTGGCCGACCGTACCCTGGTCGACGACGCCGCGGAGGGCGAGGTCGGCACCCTCCAGCGGGTGGTGACCGAGATCCGGCGGTTCCGGTCGGACCAGGGGCTGCGCCCCACCCAGCGGGTCGCGGCCCGGCTCGACGGGCTGGCCCCGGCGGGCATCGCGGCGCACGAGCCGCTGATCCGCTCGCTGGTCCGCCTCGACGCCCCCGCGGACGACTTCCAGGCGAGCGCCACCCTCGCCATGCCGGGGGAGGTCAGCGTCGCGCTGGACACCCGCGGCTCGATCGACGTGGCGGCCGAGCGGGCCCGGCTCACCAAGGACCGGGCGGCGGCCGAGAAGGAGGTCGCGCAGGCCCGGGGCAAGCTCGACAACCCGGCGTTCGTCGGCAAGGCACCGGAGCCGGTGGTCGCCAAGATCCGGGATCGGCTCGCGGTGGCCGAGGCGGACCTGGTCCGCATCGACGCCGCGCTGGAGGCGCTTTCCTCGTGA